A part of Bartonella quintana genomic DNA contains:
- a CDS encoding heme lyase CcmF/NrfE family subunit yields the protein MLVELGHIFLAAAFAVSLMQAFLPALGVWWEDHSLMRTAVPFTYITFTLLLLSFLIIVHAHMVSDFSVLNVVENSHSEKPMLYKITGVWGNHEGSMLLWVLSLAFFSTLMALFSQHLPEQFKTLILVCQSWIISAFLVFVLFLSNPFLRINPPALQGNDLNPLLQDIALAIHPPLLYLGSVGFSLCFSFAVAALVMGHVDGRWAHWVRPWLLLAWCFLTLGIMVGSYWAYYELGWGGYWFWDPVENASFMPWLSGTAFLHSALVLEKRETLKSWTLFLALLTFSLSLMGTFLVRSGLLVSVHSFAIDPARGRAILALLFFFTGGAFFLFALRVPILKAGRLFRPISREGFIVLNNLLLTTITATVLIGTLYPYFIEALTGKKISVGAAFFNITCGPLMILLLLLVPFGSMMVWKSGDFLGVFERLWVVCVLACVACFITFYATSLRDIFAALGVGLSVFVFLGSLADLWKKSGHHKLALSVRFKRFIGLPWSVFGAAVAHMGLAVTLFGIVCVATFAQERILTMHIGDRVTIAGKTICFDKVHESAGPNYSAMEFNFTVYENKHAVRNVIASKRFYSSQNISTTEVGIQNHGLLSQLYIAPGHIDDQGLVVHLWWKPYVICVWLGAIMMAMGGCFSLFGYWFRIGLHRRIASRFKFSEKALR from the coding sequence GTGCTTGTTGAACTGGGTCATATTTTTTTAGCCGCAGCATTTGCAGTGAGTTTAATGCAGGCATTTTTACCTGCTTTGGGTGTTTGGTGGGAGGATCATTCATTGATGCGAACAGCAGTTCCCTTCACCTATATTACTTTTACATTATTGCTCTTATCTTTTTTGATTATTGTTCATGCCCATATGGTATCTGATTTTTCTGTTTTAAATGTTGTTGAGAATAGCCATTCTGAAAAACCAATGCTTTATAAGATCACTGGTGTTTGGGGAAATCACGAAGGATCCATGTTGTTATGGGTTTTAAGTCTTGCTTTTTTCAGTACATTGATGGCATTATTTAGCCAACATTTACCAGAACAGTTTAAGACATTAATTTTGGTTTGCCAAAGTTGGATTATAAGTGCCTTTCTTGTATTTGTTCTTTTTTTATCGAATCCATTTTTACGTATTAATCCACCGGCATTGCAGGGAAATGATCTCAATCCTCTTTTGCAAGATATCGCTTTAGCAATTCATCCACCACTTCTTTATTTAGGCTCTGTCGGTTTTTCTCTTTGTTTTTCTTTTGCAGTAGCTGCATTGGTTATGGGACATGTCGATGGACGTTGGGCGCATTGGGTTCGTCCTTGGCTTCTTCTTGCTTGGTGTTTTTTGACACTAGGCATTATGGTTGGGTCCTATTGGGCTTATTATGAGTTAGGATGGGGTGGTTATTGGTTTTGGGATCCAGTTGAAAATGCTTCGTTTATGCCCTGGCTTTCAGGAACAGCTTTTTTGCATTCTGCTCTTGTTCTGGAAAAGCGGGAAACATTAAAAAGTTGGACTTTATTTTTGGCACTTCTTACTTTTTCTCTTTCTCTTATGGGAACTTTTCTTGTTCGTTCAGGTCTTTTAGTATCTGTTCACAGTTTTGCCATTGATCCAGCACGTGGGCGGGCAATTCTTGCACTTTTATTCTTTTTCACCGGAGGAGCTTTTTTTCTCTTTGCTTTGCGCGTACCCATTTTAAAAGCAGGTAGATTATTTCGGCCAATTTCACGTGAAGGTTTTATTGTTTTAAATAATCTCTTGCTTACAACAATAACAGCGACAGTATTGATTGGTACGCTCTATCCTTATTTTATTGAGGCATTGACTGGAAAAAAAATTTCTGTAGGTGCCGCTTTTTTTAACATTACCTGTGGTCCTTTAATGATATTATTGTTGTTGTTGGTTCCGTTTGGATCAATGATGGTATGGAAAAGCGGTGATTTTCTTGGGGTTTTTGAACGGTTGTGGGTTGTTTGCGTATTAGCCTGTGTAGCCTGTTTTATAACGTTTTATGCAACATCTTTGCGTGATATTTTTGCAGCTTTAGGAGTAGGACTTTCAGTTTTTGTTTTTTTAGGCAGTTTAGCTGATCTTTGGAAGAAAAGTGGACATCACAAGTTAGCTTTGTCGGTGCGGTTTAAGAGATTTATTGGATTGCCATGGTCAGTTTTTGGTGCAGCAGTGGCACATATGGGATTAGCTGTTACATTGTTTGGTATTGTCTGTGTTGCGACTTTTGCTCAAGAGCGTATTTTAACCATGCACATAGGAGATAGGGTTACAATAGCGGGTAAAACTATTTGCTTTGACAAAGTGCATGAAAGCGCCGGTCCGAATTATTCTGCAATGGAGTTTAATTTTACAGTCTATGAAAACAAGCATGCAGTCCGCAACGTAATAGCATCAAAACGTTTCTATTCAAGCCAGAACATATCAACAACAGAAGTTGGTATTCAAAATCATGGCTTATTATCCCAATTATATATTGCACCGGGCCATATAGATGATCAAGGGCTTGTTGTGCATCTATGGTGGAAGCCTTACGTGATTTGTGTATGGTTAGGGGCAATAATGATGGCTATGGGGGGGTGTTTTTCTCTTTTTGGTTATTGGTTTCGCATTGGGTTGCATCGACGGATAGCTTCCCGCTTCAAGTTTTCTGAAAAGGCTTTGAGATGA
- the ccmE gene encoding cytochrome c maturation protein CcmE, producing the protein MNNQSFKNPLSLKVILKQRKRNRLFLIFLCFFIVVIAISLIMYAMRNMVSFFRTPSEITKEDILIGRPLRLGGFVEKGTVEYIGKMKVTFFVTDNAKHKKVVFIGILPDLFREGQGVVVEGYFNKQGLFVGKRVLAKHDETYMSKEKADRLNKHHTVEK; encoded by the coding sequence ATGAACAATCAATCTTTTAAAAATCCTCTATCATTGAAAGTTATTTTAAAACAGCGGAAAAGAAACCGATTGTTTTTGATTTTTTTATGCTTTTTCATCGTAGTAATTGCGATAAGTCTTATCATGTATGCAATGCGTAATATGGTGAGTTTTTTTCGAACACCATCTGAAATCACAAAAGAAGATATTCTCATAGGACGTCCTTTACGTTTAGGTGGTTTTGTTGAAAAAGGCACAGTTGAATATATTGGGAAGATGAAAGTTACTTTTTTCGTAACGGATAACGCAAAACATAAAAAAGTTGTTTTTATTGGCATATTGCCAGATCTTTTTCGTGAAGGGCAAGGCGTTGTCGTGGAAGGATATTTTAATAAACAAGGGCTTTTTGTAGGTAAGCGCGTTTTGGCAAAACATGATGAAACTTATATGTCTAAAGAAAAAGCTGATCGCTTGAACAAGCATCACACTGTGGAGAAATGA